Part of the Halopenitus persicus genome is shown below.
AAAGCTCGTCGAGGACGTCCGCGGTTTCGGCTGTGGCTGCCTCGTCGGCTGCGGCGGAACCGTTCGGATCGCCGCCAGTCGATTCGTCGCTCATGCGGTCGCCGCCACCTCCGAGAAGAAGGCGAGGTCGTGGATCCGCGGATCGTCGGTCAGTTCCGGATGGAACGAACAGCCGAGAACCGGTCCGTCACGGACGAGGACGGGACGATCCTCCCAGCTCGCCAGGACGTCGACGTCCTCGCCGACGGCGTCGATGAGCGGCGCGCGAATGAAGACCGCGTGGAACGGGTCGGCGAGACCGCCGACCGCCAGCGGGGCCTCGAAGGAGTCGGCCTGTCGGCCGAAGGCGTTCCGGTCGACGGTGGCGTCGATCAGCCCGAGCGTCTCGACGCGATCGTCCTTGGCGTCCGTCGAGAGCACGATGAGTCCGGCGCAGGTCGCGAGCACGGGCTTGTCCGCGGCCACGTGATCGCGGATCTCCCCGGCGATCCCCTCACGGTGGATCAGCCGCGAGATCGTCGTCGACTCCCCGCCGGGACACAGGAGGACGTCACACTCCGGGAGGAGCCCCGATTCCCGGATCTCGACGACCTCCGCCGGCTCGCCGTGGGCCGTGGCCGCACGCCGTATCGCCGCGGCGTGTTCCGACACGTCGCCCTGCACGGCGAGGACGCCTGCTTTCATATCCGTCACTCCGCGTGCGGCTCTCAAAAAGGGCGCGTTCTCTCCCGCACGGGTCGGTCTCCTGGCCGTTAGATCGTCAGCGAGACGATCTGGACGAGGACGCCGAACAGAACCGCGAAGGCGATCACGGTTTTCGGGTCGATCCTGATCGCGTCCCGGCCCTCGGAGTCGAAATACCGGACCAGTCCCGCGCTGGACATCAGCCCGCCGGAGTTCTGACCGCTGCTCATACCCGACCTCGGACTGCCACTCGCGTAAACGTTTCGACACGGGTCGAACCGGTTCGTTCCGAGATGGGTCGGCCGTCCATGCCGTGCCGCGTGAGTAACCCTTATGCACGCTCCGCCGTTACTATCGATAGCACAGTATGACCGTTCGACTTCTCGATTTCCACGCTGACTGGTGCGGCCCGTGTAAGACCCAGGACCCGATCCTCGAAGAACTGCAGGAGGAGCTGGGGGACGCCTTCGAGCTGCAGAAGATCGACGTCGACGAGCAGCAGGACGTCGCCAACCAGTACCAGGTCCGGTCGCTGCCCACGCTCATCGTCGAGTCCGACGACGGCGTCGTCGACCGGTTCGTTGGGGTCACCCAGAAGGAGGACCTCGAGGACGCCATCTCGCAGGCGGCCGCGGCCGCGTAATCGTTCACGATCCGGATCGGACTCCGACGGCCGCTTCTCACGCTCCCGCGTAATCGTTCACGATCCGGA
Proteins encoded:
- the pdxT gene encoding pyridoxal 5'-phosphate synthase glutaminase subunit PdxT; its protein translation is MKAGVLAVQGDVSEHAAAIRRAATAHGEPAEVVEIRESGLLPECDVLLCPGGESTTISRLIHREGIAGEIRDHVAADKPVLATCAGLIVLSTDAKDDRVETLGLIDATVDRNAFGRQADSFEAPLAVGGLADPFHAVFIRAPLIDAVGEDVDVLASWEDRPVLVRDGPVLGCSFHPELTDDPRIHDLAFFSEVAATA
- a CDS encoding preprotein translocase subunit Sec61beta, with translation MSSGQNSGGLMSSAGLVRYFDSEGRDAIRIDPKTVIAFAVLFGVLVQIVSLTI
- the trxA gene encoding thioredoxin, encoding MTVRLLDFHADWCGPCKTQDPILEELQEELGDAFELQKIDVDEQQDVANQYQVRSLPTLIVESDDGVVDRFVGVTQKEDLEDAISQAAAAA